Within Phycodurus eques isolate BA_2022a chromosome 7, UOR_Pequ_1.1, whole genome shotgun sequence, the genomic segment GGGCCTGTGGGCAGAGCGTGAAAGCAAAAAAGGGAAGCATGCTTGAATAATGACACTCGCTTAATCTTCTGGAATGCTCTTTATGTCTACGCACCAATGTAGCAATTTGTGAGTAATCGCAGCAAGTTCCTGGCCACACATCGTGATGTCACCGTTGGTCCAAGTTTGGCTGAGAGCCACCGAATAGTTTTGCAGACTGTATCTGTGTGAAGAGATGCTATTTTATAATAGACATGGTCTTTGAACAAATATCATCACAAGCCCACATGCTCACCAAGAAGGATTTTTTGCTCCTTCGCCTGTGATTCCTCCGACAGATCCTGGtccgcctcttcctcctcctcccccataATCCCTTTCTCTGTCCCTTCCAGTACCATTCCGTTCACAAACTCATTCCCCAGAGTGGCGACAGTAGCTCCTAAAACCTCTGTGCAGCCAGAAAGTGAGAGCTCCAGCTTGGGGGATGAAGAATCCTCTGCCACCACTTTACAATCATTAGCCTCCGTCGCTTCCTCTTCATCAAGCTCTGCTCCCTCCTCTCCCTCGCTGGCTTGTTTCAGGTCCTGACTGCTGTCAGCTGACTTAAGACTGACTCGATCCCGCATGGAGTCTCCATCACCTAATGAGAGTTCACTTGCGCTGCTTTTGTCGCTAAGCTTGCCCACGCTCAATGACTCATGGTCTTGGTCCTTGGCAGTAGAGTTCTGGTCTGCCTGTTTTCCACTGTCTTCCCCTGTGCTGTTAACGTAAAATTCATTCTGAAAGACTTCGGCCTCTGAGAGAAAAACCTGGTCGTTGAGACTAATACCCGAGGAGTAGTCCACCAGCCCGGTGTCACCAACCACTCCTACACCTCCACTGGCCCCGCTGCCACCACCCATGTTCCCGCTGACAGATCCAGATGAGGAGCGAACATCACCACCCTGAAAgcactcttcctcctcctctcccagAGTACAAGTAGCACTCCGCATCCCTTTGCAAGCTTCTCCAGCAGAACCGGATGTCCAGCTTTCAAAGCCAGTGAGGACCAGCAGCACATGTGGGAGCAGGTTGGACAAGAAAGCCTGAAGGCCAAGCCTCACGATCAACTGCAGGACAAAACAGTCGGTGTAGAGATAGAAACGTCCCCGCAGACAGTGAGGGTTCTCATAGACGTTGATCAGAGGCTTCAAAAGATACTTGTTTGCATTTCTGGGACCCAGGACTCTCGAGATGGGCTCAAACAGGTACCAAGCTGCGTAGACAGCAGTGGACTCTTCAAGCATGAGAGCCAGGATGAAGGGCAAGAGAATCTCAAGGCCTTCGGCCGTGATGCTGCCTCGCAGAAGTGTTTCTAACTGTTGCCATAGTTGGAAAACTACATCCCTTCCTTGAAGGCTACACACAGTCTCCATCTTGGCGTGGTAGGAGAAGATAAAGCGATGAAGTGTTACAAAGTAGGAAGGGAAAGGAAACGGAGTAATGAAGGTGTTCAATAACTGCGAGGGGTTTGGAGGGGGAAGGCCATCGCAGATGGGATCATAGTTGAAAAGCAGCGGGCTATGGCACTTATCCGTTTCTCCAAGTGCCACTCCAGAGTGCTTCTCGATTAGCAGCAATTTCTCAAGAGCATGATGCAAAGAAAGCGGGACATCCCGGAAGCCAACagagcacattttcaaaacagcgtggAAACGTTGTCTGAGAGTGGCGTCCGGTTTCAAGCGTCTGACCTTTGATGAGTAAAATATCTCAGCAATGAGGACACCAAGGGCCTGCATGTCTCTTTGGTAGAGCCTCGTGAGAGACAGTGGAGTTTCGGTCATTCCAAAGTCACATTCAAAGGCTCCATCAGGTTTTAACACTTGGGCGTGCAGACTCTTCACAAGGAAATTGTTCAACTTCTCCAGCTCTTCTAAAGGCTGCAGCGGGTTGAAACTCTCTGGGAGAAGGATCTTAATGTCCTCTGAATTGGTGGTGGTCACGCTTCCCTCCCCGTGCTTTTTGTTCACGGGCCCACCTCTTTGGAGCACAGCACTGCGTAAACCAGGGCCTAAAGTGCTCGTAAAATCGCCAGAGAAAGAAGTTGGGGACTGGGATATTATAAGTGCTGCATCTCCGATCTTCCCTCCCGTTGTATTGATACTTGGCAGTGGAACAGACCAAGTAGCAGAGTTGGATGAGCCCATGGACATTAATGAGTCCAGGGCTTCAGTACCTTGTTCAAGCTCTTCATCTTTGTCTACCATGGTCCAGCCACTGGACTCACACCCCATGGACTCTGGCACCATACCATCCAGAGAGTCAGCTGACATGTCAATTTGTGGGATGTGTAAAGAAGGCACGTCAAGGGCAGCAAGGCCGAGGAGAGGAGGTTCCGCCGGGGCATACTGGGAAGAGGATAAGCGAGGCGGGTGGGGCTGGTCAAACAACTGCACCACACCGTAGGTGGTCAGATGGGTGTGGTTGTCCACTAGGTGCAAGCAGACATTCTTGGCTTTGACTGCATCTTTGCCTGACAGCTTGAAGCCAAAATTTAGGTCTATCCAATGATGCAGATTCTGTGAAACCTCCCTGCTTTCCAGGAGGCGTCGATGGACTTCGATAAACTCCTCACAGGACTTGCACCATGAAGGCACATCCAGGTCTGGCATGTCAGGGTGTATTGAGCGAAAAATGGAAGGGTCTGTGTAGAACTCAGGAATGCACTCGTCAGGGGTCCAGCTCTGCATGCGTTCCATACTGGAGGGGTATTCATTAGGCTCCCACTGGGACCTCACGTGGCTGCACAGTACCCATTTTGGTGTTTGTCGGGCTTTATAGACATAGTATGTAATGTCTGAGAGCACGTCAGATATGTGATGAGGTACGTGGAGGTGGTCTGGCTGACCTGCCCCACTGGCACTGACCGATCCACTCAAGTCTCCCCCAACACCAACTCCCCCTATACCGCTGCTCACAGCAGCCGCCAAAGCCTCTTTGGTCATCTCATAAGTGAAGTCCAGCTGCTTATCCCCCTTGTTGAGTCTGAACTTAGACCTTCTGAGGTCCCGGAATTTTCCAAATGGCACTGTGAAATCCACCACCCATGGCAACACTGGGTGGTAATTTGGGTCTCCTTCTCGTCGACCTGCTAACCTGTTGAGCTCCATCAAGTAGCAAAAGTTGCTTACCCGCCCATGAACCCAGTCAAGAACAAAAGTTTTGAGCTCATCAAAGCAGTCCTTGCAAAGCATTCTGTTCTCCTGGGTTGAACACATGGCAACTCTTGGCAGGGAACCTTTGCGTGCAAGCCTTTCGGCACCATCACCGGTTTGAGCCCCCAGTTCCTCATAATGGGCAAGGTTGGGCTTAAGACGGCTACAGAGCTGCTCGTCCACCGCAACGTCCAGCAGGGAGAGGTCCCCACAGGATAGACCTGCTGCGTGGCATGCCTGCATGGCTGTTAGCAACTGATAGAGAATGAACAACACTTTGGCGTGACTGTTGGCAAGCTTGGCAGGACTGAAGGAGACGATGTCATGGAGTGAGTATTGTGTGTAAGGAAGAACCACGTACAGCATCTCTGCCGTCTCCAGCAAACACTCCGCAGATAGAACATTGGGACATAAATGGTCCAAGTTTGGTTTAGAAGATGAAGACATTGCCGATGGCAAGAAGTTCTCCTTCTCTCTGGCCGGAGAAAGAGACGGTGACACTTTTTCACATGAGATGAACACAGAGTTGAAGAGCCTTTGAAGTGCGTGTCGAACTGTATCTACGGCCGCAACATGCATCTGCTCACTGGCTCCGGCATACGGCTGCACAAGTCTGGAGTGGGCTTCACGCCACAGATTCctgaaagaaaataatggaagTAATTGAGGCAAGCTTTGTCCAGTTCAACTGCGAACATTTTCTCTGTTCTGATATTGCACATTTATCAAACATGAAAAAGGCatagttacaacaaaaaaaacagtagccTTAAGTCTATAATATTTAGATCAAATACACCTACCCCCCTCCAATCTAATGAGCTgaaatacaagaaaaaggtCTGCCTTTTGAGACATTAAGGTTGACACTGCCAGTGAAGTATTAATTTACTTgagcatatttcctcaaataatgaCAGGGTAATGGCAACTCATGTATTACAGACGTGAACTTAATTTGCACAAATTAGGGGTGTTACAGACGAGTCAACTGTACTACTCCACATTGACGTTTAGGGCTTGACGTTGACTAGTTCCTAATTGTCTGTTTGTGGCTTGAGGAGGAGGCAGAGCGTTTGCCTTGCACTAACAGATGAGAGAGCTGGTGATTAGTCTATTACTTTAACTTATTttaattgtcttctttttctgaATGCACAGCTTTGGTAAGTGAGCCAGAACcagtgaaaaggaaaaaaaaaaaacaggttcgagcaggattttaaaaaacattttggcctACACTATCAAAGTTTAAGGAGAGTGAGGAATTATTCCACTGCACACAAGGTTcgtgattatttgaaaatactaCAACTTTCCACCATTAAAAACATGCTGCTGTGGTGAGGTAAGAACAAGGAGAGATTTCCCTTTTCTGTGATACTATTTCTATGTTACTCAGATGCTATGACTTTTTGTGTGTTCAGTACCTAACATTATGCAGCGATACATGCTGCATGATGCTCATGTAAGACTCCTTTGTTGATGAATCATTTGGTTGAAGGCACGGATCTCTGACCAGGCTGTAGCTCAGCTTGCTTTTCCTTAAACCCTGAACGCACACTCGCGTCCAGCCAATTGGCAACTTAGCCTGGGAACATTGAAGGTATGTGTGGATTTCTGCCTCGCTTATGCTTTCCAAGCGAACAAAACGCACGAGCTTTCTCTCCCGGAGGGCCGCCAGCCAGCGCGCGGGAACCAGAGCAACAAGCTCCTGGGGACGCGGCCCGGCGCCCAGCTGCCGTCGGTCAATCCCCAAGTCTTTTTCCACCGCGCGCACCAGCCAATCCATTGTGATGTCCTCAGAGCTGCAACGTGTCCGACTGCATTCACATCTAGACGGAGGAGGGTCTCTCTCACCACAAGGTGACTTCTAATAGCTTCTCACGCATCTCCTGAGAAGATAAGAAAAAACACACGATCTCCTACAGAGAAGGAAATGAGGTAGTAGCAGAATTATAAAAATCATACAAGCCACATGATTGCATGACACTAAACACTGAGCTCACATGATGTGTCATAAACATACACTTGGATTATAGTGACAAATGTTGAGTCATTTTCTACAACTTCAAAATGTAATACAgactatataaaaatattacagtTATCATTAGGTTTAAATACTGAAGTAGGGCTGGATGATTACATTTTATCAATTAAATCCAGTTGACTTGTcaggactttatttttttattttttttaaatcggttTGAGCAGCTTCTGTAGTTCAAAGTGCAACTCCGATGACGTGCACCATTTGCAATAACGACATGGGTGAAGACAGTGAGAAGCTAGCTTACAAATGCAGAGTCAGTGTTACCAATTTAGCAATTTGGTCCCTATGAAaaaaagtagtagtagaagCCATTCGCAGACTCAATCACGCTGAACACTGCCAGACATGTGgcaatttatacatttattattatcgaCATTTTGGAAACTTCGCATGCGAGGTTTTGGGTTCCAAACGGCAAATCTATAGCAGAGGTTGCATTGCCTCACGTGTGCAACTCGAAATGATAAAGAGCATGAAAGAGGTGCAGAGGGTGCAGCATTAAAGACATACGCACCAGATGAGCCATGCAGTTTGATGACTCATTTTATGTTGTTAAAATGTGGAacgtgatatatatatatatatatatatatatatatatatagacacacccacacacacacacacacacacacacacacacacacacacacagtccccgccaaaagtattggaatgacaaggtaaattcctttatttttgttgaatactgaagacattttggtttcagatcaaaagatgaatttgagacaaacgttcagaattccagcttttatttcatggaatTTGCAtggagatgtgttaaacaactcaggacagagcactttTGTTGGAAGCCACCCTCTTTTCAAgtaagcaaaagtattggaacgtgacTGATTGGTGTTTCTAGTTGCGCAGGTGCTGCcctttagattgattgcttaaacattagatagtgcttgtttttggctttgggtttcacctgtgaaaactgcatttgctgttcagcaaccatgaagaccagagagctgtctgtctatgggggaaaaaaagcaaaccattttgaagctgagagaggaGGGAAAATttatcagagctattgcacaaacattgggcatagccaatacaacaatttggaatgtcctgaaaaagaaagaaactactggtgtactgagcaacagacatggAACAGGTCAGCCAAAGGATATCAACCGCAGTTGATGagagaaacattgtgagagctgtgaagaaacacccaaagacaacagtcagtgacatcgaTGCCAACCTCTACAGGGCATGGGTGAAGGTAACACATTCCACTGTTCGAacaagactttgagagaagaaatatacaggccataccacaagatgcaaaccgctcatcagcaaaaagaatcagaagaccagattggattttgcaaagtaacacagagatgagccacaaaggttttggtaCAAAGTTTTATGAACTGATGAGCCCAAGATTaccctctaccaaagtgattaaatggccaaagtatggagaaagaaatgatctgcttatgatccaaaacacacaagctcatctgtgaagcatgatggaatttatgtcatggcttgggcttgcatggctgcttctggaatgggcaaactagtctttattgatgatgtaactcatgatggtagcagcagaatgaattatgaagtctacaaaacccaactaatcaggagaagcgTCATCATCCAACAAGAAAATGACCTAAACTACACTGCCAACTCAACAAAGGACTTAATCAgcggggaaaagtggaaggtcttagactggccaagtcaatcaccagaccttaacccaatagagcatgcattttacctcctgaagaggagactgaagggagaaacccccagaaacaaacaagaactgcaGTAAAGA encodes:
- the wdr81 gene encoding WD repeat-containing protein 81, translated to MDWLVRAVEKDLGIDRRQLGAGPRPQELVALVPARWLAALRERKLVRFVRLESISEAEIHTYLQCSQAKLPIGWTRVCVQGLRKSKLSYSLVRDPCLQPNDSSTKESYMSIMQHVSLHNVRNLWREAHSRLVQPYAGASEQMHVAAVDTVRHALQRLFNSVFISCEKVSPSLSPAREKENFLPSAMSSSSKPNLDHLCPNVLSAECLLETAEMLYVVLPYTQYSLHDIVSFSPAKLANSHAKVLFILYQLLTAMQACHAAGLSCGDLSLLDVAVDEQLCSRLKPNLAHYEELGAQTGDGAERLARKGSLPRVAMCSTQENRMLCKDCFDELKTFVLDWVHGRVSNFCYLMELNRLAGRREGDPNYHPVLPWVVDFTVPFGKFRDLRRSKFRLNKGDKQLDFTYEMTKEALAAAVSSGIGGVGVGGDLSGSVSASGAGQPDHLHVPHHISDVLSDITYYVYKARQTPKWVLCSHVRSQWEPNEYPSSMERMQSWTPDECIPEFYTDPSIFRSIHPDMPDLDVPSWCKSCEEFIEVHRRLLESREVSQNLHHWIDLNFGFKLSGKDAVKAKNVCLHLVDNHTHLTTYGVVQLFDQPHPPRLSSSQYAPAEPPLLGLAALDVPSLHIPQIDMSADSLDGMVPESMGCESSGWTMVDKDEELEQGTEALDSLMSMGSSNSATWSVPLPSINTTGGKIGDAALIISQSPTSFSGDFTSTLGPGLRSAVLQRGGPVNKKHGEGSVTTTNSEDIKILLPESFNPLQPLEELEKLNNFLVKSLHAQVLKPDGAFECDFGMTETPLSLTRLYQRDMQALGVLIAEIFYSSKVRRLKPDATLRQRFHAVLKMCSVGFRDVPLSLHHALEKLLLIEKHSGVALGETDKCHSPLLFNYDPICDGLPPPNPSQLLNTFITPFPFPSYFVTLHRFIFSYHAKMETVCSLQGRDVVFQLWQQLETLLRGSITAEGLEILLPFILALMLEESTAVYAAWYLFEPISRVLGPRNANKYLLKPLINVYENPHCLRGRFYLYTDCFVLQLIVRLGLQAFLSNLLPHVLLVLTGFESWTSGSAGEACKGMRSATCTLGEEEEECFQGGDVRSSSGSVSGNMGGGSGASGGVGVVGDTGLVDYSSGISLNDQVFLSEAEVFQNEFYVNSTGEDSGKQADQNSTAKDQDHESLSVGKLSDKSSASELSLGDGDSMRDRVSLKSADSSQDLKQASEGEEGAELDEEEATEANDCKVVAEDSSSPKLELSLSGCTEVLGATVATLGNEFVNGMVLEGTEKGIMGEEEEEADQDLSEESQAKEQKILLDTVCKTIRWLSAKLGPTVTSRCVARNLLRLLTNCYIGPESHQFVTPGPEESALENVGMGSVYEKRPVVGDQTAAPVLDCLIYIAQLYGEPVLTYQYLPYIGYLVSPPSSQRLNTRKEASLLGAVALTQKIVIFLSDTTLMDMLMKINGDMLLPLLDLLTNPHLGFPSGWQTRTVVCLKTLSLMALICLRIGREMVQQHMADTLRRFFSVFSLLHCVQPQMESAPRRIVGEVTVVDVSTPEESSATFELSVLEELQSVFTTEMAHASYIPFYCLIGDMAIRKLVPNHELVWQLASSYHQSVSHAASRVDMLPSSSSGFSRTGVYSPFPSPSTSSTLLGDPLPESGTFGSHLVGNRIQVSRDSYYGGNPNMSLATSWGRSNHKTTINTAPSAVTTPSIAPAPFSSSWITGPPPEDSALKQELARSGRSLQGNWLAYWQYEIGLNQQDPHFHFHQIRLQSFMGHSGATKCLAPLAGEDYFLSGGKDKTVKLWPLYNRGDGTQEVEPRLTYTDHRKSVFYVGQLEASQEVVSCDGMVHLWDQYTGRQIRSYEAVDGKNPITAVTTMPAPHCSVVFGSADSILRFIDPRKPGLQHEFRLAYNNINAGLIRYLAVSPTGRTIAAGFSSGFIVLLDARTGLVLRRWPAHEGDILQMKAAEGNLVISSSTDYTLAVWKDLEHKPLRQYRSQSDPVHALDFYGSEIVTGTMANKVGVYSVADISLSPVSSTKLSSENFRGTLTSLAVLPTKRLLLLGSDNGAIRLLA